A stretch of Helicobacter pylori DNA encodes these proteins:
- the tal gene encoding transaldolase — MQEFSLWCDFIERDFLENDFLKLINKGAICGATSNPSLFYEAITKSAFYQDEIAKLKGKKAKEIYETLALKDIVQASSALMPLYEKDPNNGYISLEIDPFLEDDAIKSIDEAKRLFKALNRPNVMIKVPASESAFEVISALTQASIPINVTLVFSPKIAGEIAQILAKEAQKRAVISVFVSRFDKEIDPLAPKNLQAQSGIMNATECYYQINQHANKLISTLFASTGVKSNALAKDYYIKALCFKNSINTAPLDALNAYLLDPNTEYQTPLKITEIEAFKKELKAHNIDLENTAQKLLKEGLIAFKQSFEKLLSSF, encoded by the coding sequence ATGCAAGAATTTAGTTTGTGGTGCGATTTTATAGAAAGGGATTTTTTAGAAAACGATTTTTTAAAGCTCATTAATAAGGGGGCTATTTGCGGGGCGACGAGTAACCCTAGTTTGTTTTATGAAGCGATCACAAAAAGCGCGTTTTATCAAGATGAAATCGCTAAACTCAAAGGCAAAAAAGCTAAAGAAATTTATGAAACTCTGGCGCTAAAGGATATTGTACAAGCCTCTAGCGCGTTAATGCCTTTGTATGAAAAAGACCCTAATAATGGCTACATTAGCCTAGAAATTGACCCTTTTTTAGAAGACGATGCGATTAAAAGCATTGATGAAGCCAAGCGGTTGTTCAAAGCATTAAACCGCCCCAATGTGATGATTAAAGTCCCAGCGAGTGAAAGCGCTTTTGAAGTCATTAGCGCTTTAACTCAAGCCTCTATCCCCATTAATGTAACTTTAGTCTTTTCGCCTAAAATTGCCGGCGAAATCGCTCAAATCTTAGCCAAAGAAGCGCAAAAAAGAGCGGTCATCAGCGTGTTTGTCTCACGATTTGACAAAGAAATAGACCCTTTAGCGCCAAAAAATTTGCAAGCTCAAAGCGGGATTATGAACGCTACGGAGTGTTATTATCAAATCAACCAACATGCTAATAAGCTGATAAGCACCCTTTTTGCATCCACCGGCGTTAAATCCAACGCTTTAGCTAAAGATTACTACATTAAAGCGCTGTGTTTTAAAAACTCTATCAACACAGCCCCCCTAGACGCCCTAAACGCTTATTTGCTTGACCCAAATACCGAGTATCAAACCCCTTTAAAAATCACAGAAATTGAAGCGTTTAAAAAAGAATTAAAAGCGCACAACATTGATTTAGAAAACACCGCCCAAAAACTCCTTAAAGAAGGCTTGATAGCGTTCAAACAATCCTTTGAAAAGCTTTTAAGCAGTTTTTGA
- a CDS encoding UDP-N-acetylmuramoyl-L-alanyl-D-glutamate--2,6-diaminopimelate ligase: MKLKKTLTYQNHTYSFLSDNTHEVLENPKEILFVKTPLNEKYSPLIAEKNLAILDFNELKNYFDFKMKIVGITGTNGKTTTASLMYSLLLDLNKKTALLGTRGFFINDERIKEKGLTTPTLLELYGDLEEAIRLGCEYFIMEVSSHAIVQKRIAGLDFALKILTNITSDHLDFHQNIENYRDIKNSFFKDEGLKVINRDEANALFNPINARTYALDKKAHLNVQAFSLNPSISASLCYQQDLRDPNLKEVALMHSPLLGRYNLYNILAGVLGVKLLTQLPLETIVPLLENFYGVKGRLEIVHPKPLVVVDFAHTTDGMQQVFESFKNQKITALFGAGGDRDKTKRPKMGAIASCYAHQIILTSDNPRSENEEDIIKDILKGINNSSKVIVEKDRKKAILNALENLKDDEVLLILGKGDENIQIFKDKTIFFSDQEVVKSYYQHLKQG, encoded by the coding sequence ATGAAGCTTAAAAAAACCCTGACTTATCAAAACCACACCTATTCTTTTTTAAGCGATAACACGCATGAAGTTTTAGAAAACCCTAAAGAAATCCTTTTTGTCAAAACGCCTTTAAACGAAAAATACTCTCCTTTAATTGCAGAAAAAAACCTGGCTATTTTAGATTTTAACGAGCTTAAAAACTACTTTGATTTTAAAATGAAAATTGTAGGGATTACTGGCACTAATGGTAAAACGACCACAGCGAGCTTGATGTATTCCTTGCTCTTAGATTTGAATAAAAAGACCGCTCTTTTAGGCACAAGGGGGTTTTTTATCAACGATGAACGCATCAAAGAAAAGGGCTTGACCACGCCCACTCTTTTAGAGCTTTATGGCGATTTAGAAGAAGCGATTCGTTTGGGGTGCGAATACTTTATTATGGAAGTGAGTTCCCATGCAATTGTCCAAAAGCGCATCGCTGGGCTTGATTTCGCTCTTAAAATCTTAACCAATATCACAAGCGATCATTTAGATTTCCATCAAAATATAGAAAATTACAGAGATATTAAAAACAGCTTTTTTAAAGATGAGGGCTTGAAAGTGATTAACAGAGATGAAGCAAACGCCCTTTTTAACCCCATTAACGCGCGCACTTACGCGCTAGATAAAAAAGCGCATTTAAACGTTCAAGCCTTTTCGCTCAACCCCTCCATTAGCGCGTCTTTATGCTACCAACAAGATTTAAGAGATCCTAATCTCAAAGAAGTCGCCCTTATGCATTCCCCCCTTTTAGGGCGTTACAACCTTTATAATATTTTAGCGGGCGTTTTGGGCGTCAAATTGCTCACTCAATTACCGCTAGAAACGATCGTGCCGTTATTAGAAAACTTTTATGGGGTTAAGGGGCGTTTGGAAATTGTGCATCCTAAACCTTTAGTGGTCGTGGATTTTGCCCACACCACAGACGGCATGCAACAAGTCTTTGAAAGCTTTAAAAACCAAAAAATCACCGCTCTTTTTGGAGCAGGGGGCGATAGGGATAAAACCAAGCGCCCTAAAATGGGAGCCATAGCGAGCTGTTATGCGCATCAAATCATCTTAACTTCAGACAACCCTAGGAGCGAAAACGAAGAAGACATTATTAAGGATATTTTAAAAGGCATCAATAATTCTTCTAAAGTCATTGTAGAAAAAGACCGAAAAAAGGCCATTTTAAACGCTTTAGAAAATTTAAAAGACGATGAGGTGTTGTTGATTTTAGGCAAGGGCGATGAAAACATTCAAATCTTTAAAGACAAAACGATTTTTTTTAGCGACCAAGAGGTCGTTAAAAGCTATTACCAACATTTAAAACAAGGATAA
- a CDS encoding outer membrane protein: MVFNFMTKKKNRMQDCKMVCKNFNRKESVLIAQSLDISKKGSVILGALLSSLWLTNPLNAHEKNGAFVGISLEVGRADQKTNAYKNGELFQVPFGDVSANDDGKVPDGQTGGCQPASGTPGTPGYTKANCVVNWTSRTMLSTNKSIPGRNQPMYGLGVMTGYKHFIGKKRWFGLRYYGFFDYGHTNFSNSRAANAISPFYLSDQKADMYTYGFGTDMLFNIIGKPKATAGFFLGVNFAGNTWTNNRVGYFKDGYVYGVNTDADAYMTNADGTITCGDTTPASCNVGINPNSVYTTGKLNAKVNHTIFQFLVNVGIRTNIFEHHGIEFGIKIPTLPNHFFKGSTTIRAKKQGPLENGNPTTITGAETNFSLTQTLRRQYSMYLRYVYTF, encoded by the coding sequence GTGGTGTTCAATTTTATGACAAAGAAGAAAAATAGAATGCAAGATTGCAAAATGGTTTGTAAAAATTTTAATCGTAAGGAATCTGTTTTGATAGCTCAATCTTTAGATATTTCTAAAAAAGGCTCGGTAATTTTAGGCGCTCTTTTGAGTTCGTTATGGCTGACAAACCCCTTAAATGCCCATGAAAAGAATGGCGCGTTTGTGGGGATTAGCTTGGAAGTGGGTAGGGCTGATCAAAAGACAAACGCTTATAAAAACGGCGAGTTGTTTCAAGTGCCTTTTGGCGATGTTTCGGCTAATGATGATGGCAAAGTTCCTGACGGGCAGACCGGTGGCTGTCAGCCAGCTTCAGGGACGCCAGGAACGCCAGGCTATACTAAAGCTAACTGCGTGGTCAATTGGACTTCTCGCACCATGCTTAGCACCAATAAAAGCATTCCTGGCCGTAACCAGCCGATGTATGGACTAGGCGTGATGACAGGCTATAAGCATTTTATCGGTAAAAAAAGGTGGTTTGGGTTGCGCTATTATGGTTTTTTTGATTACGGGCATACCAATTTCTCTAACTCCAGAGCCGCTAACGCTATATCGCCCTTTTATTTGAGCGATCAAAAAGCGGACATGTATACTTATGGTTTTGGCACAGACATGCTTTTTAACATTATAGGCAAGCCTAAAGCCACGGCGGGGTTTTTTCTAGGCGTGAATTTTGCGGGTAACACTTGGACTAATAATCGTGTGGGGTATTTTAAGGATGGGTATGTTTATGGCGTCAATACGGACGCTGACGCTTACATGACTAACGCTGATGGCACAATCACTTGCGGGGACACGACGCCGGCGAGTTGCAATGTGGGGATTAACCCTAATAGCGTCTATACCACAGGAAAATTAAACGCTAAGGTGAATCACACGATTTTCCAATTTTTAGTGAATGTGGGCATTAGAACCAATATTTTTGAACACCATGGCATTGAGTTTGGTATCAAAATCCCCACGCTCCCTAACCACTTTTTCAAAGGCTCTACTACTATAAGAGCGAAAAAACAAGGCCCGCTAGAGAATGGGAACCCGACTACTATCACCGGAGCAGAAACCAATTTCAGCTTGACCCAAACCTTACGCCGTCAGTATTCTATGTATTTGCGTTATGTTTATACTTTTTAA
- a CDS encoding phospholipase D-like domain-containing protein encodes MSSVQILSNLNYPKVITEGLRNSLNTHIAVAFLKYSGVEIIQDALINSLEKGAEFEIIVGLDFKTTDSKSIRFLLDLNKTYKKLKFYCYGDKENNKTDIVFHPKIYMFDNGKEKTSIIGSANLTKGGLENNFEVNTIFTEKKPLYYSQLNAIYNSIKYADSLFTPNEEYLESYNEVFSAIIKNEQKVSKDKSIQEKIKKIEKQEKLLPGTIPSIKAMIVEFIFACEEKGVKQVALQDIYQALEERIKKEEWGYKYKSDTFKNSIRGELNHHQKDSHSKQSLGLFERLQKGFYALTPKGRSYKGR; translated from the coding sequence GTGAGTTCTGTTCAAATCCTATCTAATCTCAATTATCCCAAAGTGATTACCGAAGGACTGAGGAATTCTTTAAACACTCATATTGCAGTTGCTTTTTTAAAATACAGTGGGGTTGAGATTATTCAAGATGCTTTGATCAATTCTTTAGAAAAGGGGGCAGAATTTGAGATTATTGTAGGACTTGATTTTAAAACAACCGACTCAAAATCCATACGATTTTTGCTAGACTTAAATAAAACTTATAAAAAATTAAAATTTTACTGCTACGGCGACAAAGAAAATAACAAAACAGATATTGTATTCCACCCTAAAATTTATATGTTTGACAACGGAAAAGAAAAAACTTCCATTATAGGTAGCGCTAATTTAACCAAAGGAGGGTTGGAGAATAATTTTGAAGTCAATACCATTTTTACAGAAAAGAAACCATTATATTACTCACAACTAAACGCTATCTACAATTCTATAAAATATGCAGATAGTCTGTTCACTCCTAATGAAGAGTATTTAGAAAGCTATAATGAAGTTTTTAGCGCCATTATTAAAAATGAACAAAAAGTCTCAAAAGATAAAAGCATTCAAGAAAAGATTAAAAAGATTGAAAAACAAGAAAAATTGCTTCCTGGAACTATCCCCTCTATCAAGGCAATGATAGTGGAATTTATTTTCGCTTGTGAGGAAAAAGGCGTTAAACAAGTAGCATTACAAGATATTTATCAGGCATTAGAAGAGAGAATAAAAAAAGAAGAGTGGGGATACAAATACAAAAGCGATACTTTTAAAAATAGCATTAGGGGCGAACTCAACCACCATCAAAAAGATAGCCATTCAAAACAAAGTTTAGGACTCTTTGAGAGATTGCAAAAAGGTTTTTATGCTCTAACACCAAAAGGGCGTTCGTATAAAGGACGCTAA
- a CDS encoding hemolysin family protein: MGRNQGAYLDPSESILMLMVAFLLVLLNAFFVLSEFALVKVRKTRLEELVKIGNSNAKLALKMSQRLDTYLSATQLGITLSSLALGWVGEPAIAKLLAALFESMDLRENPIFIHSMSVVIAFLSITFLHVVLGEIVPKSLAIAKSEKAALFAARPLHVFWVVFYPVVRLFDVIAHFFLKKVGINPKEHEGTHSEEELKIIVGESLREGIIDSVEGEIIKNAVDFSDTSAKEIMTPRKDMVCLDEENSYEENIDIVLKSRFTRYPYCKGSKDNIIGMVHIRDLLSRSIFTPKMHDFNQIVRKMIIVPESASISQILIKMKKEQIHTALVIDEYGGTAGLLTMEDIIEEIMGEISDEYDLKQEGVNKLEEGVFELEGMLDLESVEEVLHIEFDKECEQVTLGGYVFSLLERMPMEGDTIVSHGYAFEVLSVDGARIKRLKAVKQDQGENEA, translated from the coding sequence ATGGGGAGGAATCAAGGAGCTTATTTGGATCCGTCTGAATCAATTTTGATGTTGATGGTTGCTTTTTTATTGGTGCTGTTGAACGCTTTTTTTGTGCTTTCAGAGTTTGCCCTTGTGAAAGTGCGTAAAACCCGCTTAGAAGAGCTGGTTAAAATCGGTAATTCCAACGCTAAACTCGCTTTAAAGATGAGTCAAAGACTAGACACTTATTTGAGCGCCACGCAGTTAGGCATCACCCTTTCTTCACTAGCTTTAGGCTGGGTGGGTGAGCCCGCTATCGCAAAATTGTTAGCCGCGCTGTTTGAGTCTATGGATTTGAGAGAAAATCCTATTTTTATCCATTCAATGAGCGTGGTCATAGCGTTTTTAAGCATCACTTTTTTGCATGTCGTGTTGGGCGAGATTGTGCCTAAATCTTTAGCGATCGCTAAATCTGAAAAAGCCGCTCTTTTTGCCGCACGCCCTTTGCATGTGTTTTGGGTCGTGTTTTACCCGGTGGTGCGCTTGTTTGATGTGATCGCTCATTTCTTTTTAAAAAAAGTGGGCATCAATCCTAAAGAGCATGAGGGCACGCATTCTGAAGAAGAGTTAAAAATCATCGTGGGCGAGAGTTTGAGAGAGGGCATTATTGATTCAGTGGAGGGCGAAATCATTAAAAACGCGGTGGATTTTTCTGACACGAGCGCTAAAGAAATCATGACCCCACGAAAAGACATGGTGTGTTTGGACGAAGAAAACAGCTATGAAGAAAATATAGACATTGTTTTAAAAAGCCGCTTCACGCGCTACCCTTATTGCAAGGGTTCTAAGGATAACATTATCGGCATGGTGCATATCAGAGACTTGCTTTCTCGCTCTATTTTTACCCCCAAAATGCATGATTTCAATCAAATCGTTAGGAAAATGATCATCGTCCCTGAGAGCGCGTCTATTTCTCAAATCCTTATTAAAATGAAAAAAGAGCAAATCCATACCGCTTTGGTGATTGATGAATACGGCGGCACGGCCGGGTTGCTCACTATGGAAGATATTATTGAAGAAATCATGGGAGAGATTAGCGACGAATACGATTTAAAACAAGAGGGCGTGAACAAGCTTGAAGAAGGCGTGTTTGAATTAGAGGGCATGCTGGATTTAGAGAGCGTAGAAGAAGTGCTTCACATTGAATTTGACAAAGAATGCGAGCAGGTAACGCTTGGGGGCTATGTTTTCAGCTTGTTAGAGCGCATGCCTATGGAGGGGGATACAATCGTTTCGCATGGGTATGCTTTTGAAGTCTTAAGCGTGGATGGGGCTAGGATAAAACGCTTGAAAGCGGTTAAACAAGATCAGGGAGAAAATGAAGCATGA
- a CDS encoding NifU family protein yields the protein MIEFSDEDLQKPVRIVIEKIRPYLLKDGGNIEVLGVKSMKIYVALEGACKTCSSSKITLKNVIERQLKMDIHPNLEVVCLENAKEFDKL from the coding sequence ATGATAGAATTTAGCGATGAAGATTTACAAAAACCGGTGCGTATTGTGATAGAAAAGATCCGCCCTTACTTGCTCAAAGATGGCGGTAATATTGAAGTGCTTGGGGTGAAAAGCATGAAAATTTATGTGGCTTTAGAGGGAGCGTGTAAGACTTGCTCTAGCAGTAAGATCACTTTAAAAAATGTCATTGAAAGGCAACTTAAAATGGATATCCACCCCAATTTAGAAGTGGTGTGCTTAGAAAACGCTAAGGAGTTTGATAAGCTTTAA
- a CDS encoding LptF/LptG family permease — protein sequence MRLFRFVGWYYFKYFLIVLLALELFFVGIDSLKYADKMPDSANMIILFFTYDILFALNYTLPISLLLAMVLFYIAFIKSNQYTALLSIGFSKCQILSPIFLISLFFTAVYVGLNATPFVYMEEKTQNLIYKDNSLSVSEHLLVKYNDDYVYFDKINPLLQKAQNIKVFRLKDKTLESYAEAKEAFFEDKYWILHDTTIYEMPLSFELGANALNTTRLETFKTLKNFRPKVLDTIYQNKPAVSITDALLSLHALVRQNADTKKVRSFLYVFAILPFFVPFLSVLIAYFSPSLARYENLALLGLKFIIITLVVWGLFFALGKFSISGILIPEIGVLSPFFVFLALSLWYFKKLNKRL from the coding sequence GTGCGTTTGTTTAGATTTGTGGGGTGGTATTATTTCAAATACTTTTTAATCGTGCTTTTAGCTTTGGAATTGTTTTTTGTAGGCATTGACAGCCTGAAATACGCCGATAAAATGCCTGATTCTGCGAACATGATCATTTTATTTTTCACCTATGATATTTTATTCGCGCTCAATTACACCTTGCCCATTTCCTTGCTTTTGGCGATGGTTTTATTTTATATCGCCTTCATTAAATCCAACCAATACACCGCCCTGCTCTCCATTGGCTTTTCCAAATGCCAGATTTTAAGCCCTATTTTTTTGATTAGCCTGTTTTTCACGGCTGTTTATGTGGGGTTGAACGCAACTCCTTTTGTGTATATGGAAGAAAAAACGCAAAATTTAATTTATAAAGACAATTCTTTGAGCGTTTCAGAGCATTTGTTAGTGAAATATAATGACGATTACGTGTATTTTGATAAGATTAATCCCTTATTGCAAAAAGCCCAAAATATCAAGGTTTTTCGCCTAAAAGATAAGACTTTAGAATCTTACGCTGAAGCTAAAGAAGCTTTTTTTGAAGACAAGTATTGGATCTTGCATGACACTACTATCTATGAGATGCCCTTAAGTTTTGAATTGGGTGCAAACGCTTTAAACACCACGCGTTTAGAAACCTTTAAAACGCTCAAAAATTTCCGCCCCAAAGTTTTAGACACCATTTATCAAAACAAGCCTGCGGTTTCTATCACAGACGCTCTTTTATCCTTGCATGCTTTAGTGCGCCAAAATGCGGACACGAAAAAAGTGCGCTCGTTTTTGTATGTGTTTGCGATTTTGCCCTTTTTTGTGCCGTTTTTAAGCGTTTTAATCGCTTATTTTTCGCCCAGTCTCGCCCGCTATGAAAACCTGGCTCTTTTAGGGCTAAAGTTTATCATTATCACGCTCGTTGTTTGGGGGCTATTCTTTGCTTTAGGGAAGTTCAGCATTTCAGGGATACTCATTCCTGAAATAGGCGTTCTATCGCCCTTTTTCGTATTCTTAGCCCTCAGTCTTTGGTATTTTAAAAAGCTTAATAAGAGGTTGTAG
- a CDS encoding inorganic phosphate transporter, whose protein sequence is MEIKNIKEFEKASKKLQKDTLKIALALLFLIGAALLALIFGQANSKGLLLIFAAVIGGYMAMNIGANDVSNNVGPAVGSKAISMGGAILIAAICEMLGAIIAGGEVVSTIKGRIVSPEFINDAHVFINVMLASLLSGALWLHVATLIGAPVSTSHSVVGGIMGAGMAAAGMAAVNWHFLSGIVASWVISPLMGALIAMFFLMLIKKTIAYKEDKKSAALKVVPYLVALMSLTFSWYLMVKVLKRLYAVGFEIQLACGCILALLIFILFKRFVLKKAPQLENSHESINELFNVPLIFAAALLSFAHGANDVANAIGPLAAISQTLEDANSPIGNTLSSVPLWIMVVGAAGIALGLSLYGPKLIKTVGSEITELDKMQAFCIALSAVITVLLASQLGLPVSSTHIVVGAVFGVGFLRERLREQSRRRFARIRDNIVAAHFGEDLEEIEGFLERFDKANLKEKSLMLESLKKSKNTAIALELKKKEKKSLKKVYKEEVIKRSILKKIVTAWLVTVPVSALLGALLFVALGFIEKYF, encoded by the coding sequence ATGGAAATTAAAAACATCAAAGAGTTTGAAAAAGCTTCCAAAAAACTCCAAAAAGACACTTTAAAGATCGCTCTCGCTCTTTTGTTTCTCATCGGTGCCGCTTTGCTCGCTCTCATTTTTGGGCAGGCTAATTCTAAGGGATTGTTGCTCATCTTTGCGGCTGTGATTGGGGGGTATATGGCGATGAATATTGGCGCGAACGATGTGTCTAATAATGTCGGCCCTGCCGTAGGCTCTAAAGCCATTAGCATGGGTGGGGCGATTTTGATTGCTGCGATTTGTGAAATGCTTGGAGCGATCATTGCTGGGGGGGAAGTGGTTTCTACGATTAAGGGTCGTATCGTTTCGCCTGAATTTATTAATGATGCGCATGTTTTCATTAATGTCATGTTGGCTAGCTTACTCAGTGGGGCGTTGTGGTTGCATGTAGCCACTTTAATTGGCGCTCCCGTTTCCACTTCACACTCTGTAGTGGGGGGGATTATGGGGGCTGGAATGGCAGCAGCTGGAATGGCAGCGGTCAATTGGCATTTTTTATCCGGCATTGTGGCTAGTTGGGTAATTTCGCCTTTAATGGGGGCTTTGATAGCCATGTTTTTTTTAATGCTCATTAAAAAGACTATCGCTTATAAAGAAGATAAAAAGAGCGCGGCTTTAAAGGTCGTGCCTTATTTGGTAGCGTTGATGAGCTTAACATTTAGCTGGTATTTGATGGTTAAGGTTTTAAAACGCCTCTATGCGGTGGGTTTTGAAATCCAGCTCGCTTGCGGTTGCATCCTTGCGCTTTTAATCTTTATCCTTTTTAAAAGATTTGTGTTAAAAAAAGCCCCGCAATTAGAAAACAGCCATGAAAGCATTAATGAGCTTTTCAATGTCCCTTTGATTTTTGCTGCTGCGCTTTTAAGCTTTGCGCATGGGGCTAATGATGTGGCTAACGCTATAGGCCCTTTAGCGGCCATCAGTCAAACTTTAGAAGATGCGAATAGCCCCATAGGGAATACTTTAAGCTCTGTGCCGTTGTGGATTATGGTAGTGGGGGCAGCTGGGATCGCTTTAGGCTTGAGCTTGTATGGGCCAAAGCTCATTAAAACGGTGGGGTCAGAAATCACAGAATTAGACAAAATGCAAGCTTTTTGCATCGCGCTTTCAGCAGTCATCACCGTGCTTTTAGCCTCTCAATTAGGCTTACCGGTAAGCTCTACGCATATTGTGGTGGGCGCGGTGTTTGGGGTGGGCTTTTTAAGGGAGCGTTTAAGGGAGCAATCAAGAAGGCGTTTTGCTAGGATCAGAGACAACATTGTAGCCGCACACTTTGGGGAAGATTTAGAAGAAATTGAAGGCTTTTTAGAGCGCTTTGATAAAGCCAATTTGAAAGAAAAATCGCTCATGCTAGAGAGCTTGAAAAAAAGCAAGAACACCGCCATCGCTTTGGAATTGAAAAAGAAAGAAAAAAAGTCGCTTAAAAAAGTGTATAAAGAAGAAGTGATCAAGCGTTCCATTTTAAAAAAGATTGTTACCGCTTGGTTGGTAACCGTGCCGGTTTCTGCACTTTTGGGGGCGCTTCTTTTTGTGGCTCTTGGTTTTATAGAAAAGTATTTCTAG
- a CDS encoding 50S ribosomal protein L25/general stress protein Ctc, which yields MLEGVIRESITKANAKALKKDGYLIANVYGKGIENVNGAFKLNPFIKYLKEKKHLIFPVKLGDKTFEVVVQEYQKNPVTNELIHVDLLAVTKGVKYKFKVPVKHQGTPVGLKNKGILMLSKKRISVECTPEHLPDHYLVDVAPLDVNESILVRDLEKHENVKILDHDSIAVIGVIKAK from the coding sequence ATGTTAGAAGGCGTTATTAGAGAGAGTATTACTAAAGCTAACGCTAAAGCTTTAAAAAAAGATGGCTATCTAATCGCAAACGTTTATGGAAAGGGTATTGAAAACGTGAATGGCGCGTTCAAATTAAACCCTTTCATTAAATACCTTAAGGAAAAAAAGCATTTGATTTTTCCGGTGAAATTAGGGGATAAGACTTTTGAAGTCGTGGTTCAAGAATACCAAAAAAACCCCGTTACTAACGAGCTTATCCATGTGGATTTACTCGCTGTTACTAAGGGCGTGAAGTATAAGTTTAAAGTCCCTGTTAAACACCAAGGCACTCCAGTGGGCTTGAAAAATAAAGGGATTTTAATGCTCTCTAAAAAGCGTATCAGCGTGGAATGCACTCCAGAGCATTTGCCCGATCACTATTTAGTGGATGTGGCCCCTTTAGATGTGAATGAGTCTATTTTGGTGCGCGATTTAGAAAAACATGAGAATGTGAAGATCTTAGATCATGATTCTATCGCTGTGATCGGTGTGATTAAAGCGAAGTGA
- the pth gene encoding aminoacyl-tRNA hydrolase: MTLLVGLGNPTLRYAHTRHNAGFDILDSLVSELNLSFAFSPKHNAYLCVYKDFILLKPQTYMNLSGESVLSAKNFYKPKELLIVHDDLDLPLGVVRFKKGGGNGGHNGLKSIDALCSNSYYRLRVGISKGIGVIEHVLSKFHKNEEPLKNAAFEHAKNALKFFIESHDFNAMQNRFTLKKPLKIES, from the coding sequence ATGACGCTTTTAGTAGGTTTAGGCAACCCTACTCTGCGTTACGCTCACACCAGACACAACGCTGGTTTTGATATTTTAGATTCGCTCGTTAGCGAATTGAATCTTTCTTTCGCTTTTTCTCCCAAACACAACGCTTATTTATGCGTTTATAAGGATTTTATCTTACTCAAGCCCCAAACTTACATGAATTTAAGCGGCGAGAGCGTTTTAAGTGCTAAAAATTTTTACAAACCCAAAGAGCTTTTAATTGTCCATGACGACTTGGATCTACCTTTAGGCGTTGTGAGGTTTAAAAAGGGTGGGGGGAATGGGGGGCATAATGGCCTAAAATCCATTGATGCCTTATGTTCTAATTCTTATTATCGCTTGAGGGTGGGGATTTCTAAAGGGATTGGTGTGATTGAGCATGTGCTTTCAAAATTCCACAAAAACGAAGAGCCTTTAAAAAACGCTGCGTTTGAACATGCCAAAAACGCCTTAAAATTTTTTATAGAAAGCCATGATTTTAACGCTATGCAAAATCGTTTCACGCTTAAAAAACCTTTAAAAATAGAAAGTTAA